A window of the Cystobacter fuscus genome harbors these coding sequences:
- a CDS encoding helix-turn-helix transcriptional regulator, with product MAKKLATRLGECARAARQRLNLTQEDVAERVGIATEVYGRLERGNMLPSVPTFRKLCAVLSLSADEALGLSTEGPTSWTPPAPPPEANEPAELRRLMRRARQLDRNSLRVLSLVAAHLGQKNG from the coding sequence ATGGCAAAAAAGCTGGCAACCAGGCTGGGAGAGTGCGCGCGCGCAGCCCGGCAGCGCCTCAACCTCACACAGGAAGACGTGGCGGAGCGAGTCGGCATCGCCACGGAGGTGTACGGGCGCCTGGAGCGGGGAAACATGCTTCCGAGCGTCCCCACCTTCCGCAAGCTGTGTGCCGTGCTGTCGCTGTCCGCCGACGAGGCCCTGGGGTTGTCCACCGAGGGTCCCACCTCCTGGACGCCTCCCGCGCCGCCCCCCGAGGCCAATGAGCCTGCGGAGCTGCGCCGCCTGATGCGGCGTGCCCGCCAGTTGGATCGCAACTCGCTGCGCGTGCTG
- a CDS encoding response regulator has product MTADATPSYLFVDEDPLQLSALRRLLRDVPGTKRSATSAEEALRMAEEEPPSVVIAAYILPGMDGLSLIAALRSRTPGVLCGLHTTQLPGRDIIPPGITILLKPCPPERLRAFLLSGSGGAPK; this is encoded by the coding sequence ATGACCGCGGACGCCACGCCCTCCTATCTCTTCGTCGACGAGGATCCGCTCCAGCTCTCCGCGCTGCGCCGGCTCCTGCGGGACGTGCCCGGCACCAAGCGCTCGGCGACGAGCGCGGAGGAGGCGCTGCGCATGGCGGAGGAGGAGCCGCCCTCGGTCGTCATCGCCGCGTACATCCTGCCCGGTATGGATGGGTTGTCATTGATCGCGGCCCTGAGGAGCCGCACGCCTGGAGTGCTCTGCGGTCTGCACACCACGCAGTTGCCGGGACGCGACATCATCCCGCCCGGCATCACCATCCTGCTCAAGCCCTGTCCTCCGGAGCGCCTGCGGGCCTTCCTGCTGTCGGGCTCGGGCGGCGCGCCGAAGTGA
- a CDS encoding MbtH family protein: MSDAEDTTVYKVVVNHEEQYSIWPADRELPLGWKDAGKQGQKAECLEYIKEVWTDMRPLSLRQKMEEAAKNKS, translated from the coding sequence ATGAGCGACGCCGAAGACACCACCGTTTACAAGGTCGTGGTCAACCACGAGGAGCAGTACTCCATCTGGCCCGCGGACCGCGAGCTTCCCCTGGGCTGGAAGGATGCCGGCAAGCAGGGGCAGAAGGCCGAGTGCCTCGAGTACATCAAGGAGGTGTGGACGGACATGCGCCCCTTGAGCCTGCGCCAGAAGATGGAAGAGGCGGCCAAGAACAAGTCCTGA
- a CDS encoding AAA domain-containing protein, with protein sequence MRSVLPEELLSALESERAQYRWVMLKGAVDVRLEDESMLGLTPLPAADPSWSGGQLIGFLPDERRFVGEIVHLDPTTGRVFLSTRSLGHIKPEVLSAERWAFQPYDFSEALLAASKAYDARGPRVREALDRVRGLIPDDGTGPSQGPEHLWDKPWALLWGPPGTGKTETMARLLARAVQDNPGERILAVAPTNRAADTLALRVARMLSKAGALHAPDTTCRVFRGGLGVGQELTRAFPAVLHDSSYQKHAARIAHMEERVREEYLQGASSSRLAVVKAELRKVRDGLTDETLFVAREGYATLMVLTVHRALRLVSELEGAERFDRLVVDEAGMVSRAAVGLLAPLARKVLLGGDPKQIGPVSRALEGVERPVQTWMRSSPLSHLEDARAAAELPHVLLLRTQHRMHPQIGAVVSHFSYAGMLEDGEGPRTREPKKVESFPAARACWVVLDEATRDVRRVCHERGDSGHGYRRPFSAELVMTLAAPALKAGLKVLAVTPYRAQAALLRAMAEEKGWHESRFQASTIHRQQGTEYDVVVVDTVAAGRPFAPSELTPMLNVAASRAREYLFVLSSRAESEAAIPAQLLELLTPVAPRLEPRFALQPLLVMPGVRAREARRPEALGQEIDSLKEMGPLFTQEQVSLFERRFDEGHHLVRGVAGSGKTYVLAHWVARYLAEHPEARVLVSFFNKALTPLLTRLVDAALRRRLGRRASFMLHRVTLMHMTGTGGYAPESFDAVFVDEAQDLSARELAHLYGLARPFSREGGPPLKAFLLFADDSQNVYGHSPVEALRQELPDGLDFTGRVRVLRETFRSTRQVSELAFNVVLDPLGLHRVGNPGMREFMRASELREQGLLEEPVAGVDGLYRLQSSEREGLVPVVRAFDSPQAEEAWLVREVKRLQAHEGVRPADVLVVAPVRPARLAEALEREGLKAVAFGGRGGEDVAGFSVGKVDYLRVTTAFSCKGHESPVVFFCGVDALDDMAWMEGRPGRQERELERTRRALFYVGATRAMVRQYVTGLGGARFTRVALAYARALSRESRLPTPEVVPTSSRRGPRGH encoded by the coding sequence GTGCGCTCGGTGTTGCCGGAGGAGCTGCTGTCCGCCCTGGAGAGCGAGCGCGCGCAGTACCGGTGGGTGATGCTCAAGGGCGCCGTGGACGTGCGGCTGGAGGACGAGTCGATGCTCGGCCTGACGCCCCTGCCCGCGGCGGACCCGAGCTGGAGCGGCGGTCAGCTCATCGGCTTCCTCCCGGACGAGCGCCGCTTCGTGGGGGAGATCGTCCACCTGGATCCGACCACGGGGCGCGTCTTCCTCTCCACGCGCTCGCTGGGCCACATCAAGCCCGAGGTGCTCTCCGCGGAGCGTTGGGCCTTCCAGCCCTATGACTTCTCCGAGGCGCTGCTGGCCGCCTCGAAGGCCTACGACGCGCGGGGCCCCCGGGTGCGCGAGGCCCTGGACCGGGTGCGTGGCCTCATTCCGGACGATGGCACCGGCCCCAGCCAGGGCCCCGAGCACCTGTGGGACAAGCCCTGGGCCCTGCTCTGGGGCCCCCCAGGGACGGGCAAGACGGAGACGATGGCGCGGCTGCTCGCCCGGGCCGTCCAGGACAACCCCGGCGAGCGCATCCTCGCGGTGGCGCCCACCAACCGCGCCGCCGATACGCTCGCGCTGCGCGTGGCGCGCATGCTGTCCAAGGCCGGGGCCCTGCACGCGCCGGACACCACCTGCCGCGTCTTCCGCGGGGGCCTGGGCGTGGGCCAGGAGCTGACCCGGGCCTTTCCCGCCGTGCTCCATGACTCGAGCTACCAGAAGCACGCGGCGCGCATCGCGCACATGGAGGAGCGCGTGCGCGAGGAGTACCTCCAGGGGGCCTCGTCCTCGCGCCTGGCGGTGGTGAAGGCGGAGCTGCGCAAGGTGCGCGACGGGCTCACCGACGAGACGCTCTTCGTCGCGCGCGAGGGCTATGCCACCCTCATGGTGCTCACCGTGCACCGGGCGCTGCGGCTCGTCTCCGAGCTGGAGGGCGCCGAGCGCTTCGATCGGCTGGTGGTGGACGAGGCGGGCATGGTGTCGCGCGCGGCGGTGGGGCTGCTCGCGCCGCTGGCGCGCAAGGTGCTGCTGGGGGGAGACCCGAAGCAGATTGGCCCGGTGAGCCGGGCGCTGGAGGGGGTGGAGCGGCCGGTGCAGACGTGGATGCGCAGCTCGCCCCTGTCGCACCTGGAGGACGCGCGCGCGGCGGCGGAGCTGCCCCACGTGCTGCTGTTGCGCACGCAGCACCGCATGCACCCACAGATTGGCGCGGTGGTGAGCCACTTCAGCTACGCGGGGATGCTGGAGGATGGCGAGGGGCCGCGCACCCGGGAGCCCAAGAAGGTGGAGAGCTTTCCGGCGGCGCGCGCGTGCTGGGTGGTGCTGGACGAGGCCACGCGGGATGTGCGCCGGGTGTGCCACGAGCGCGGGGACTCGGGGCATGGCTACCGGCGGCCCTTCTCGGCGGAGCTGGTGATGACGCTGGCCGCGCCGGCGCTCAAGGCGGGCCTCAAGGTGCTGGCGGTGACGCCCTACCGGGCGCAGGCGGCGCTCTTGCGCGCGATGGCCGAGGAGAAGGGCTGGCACGAGTCGCGCTTCCAGGCGTCCACCATCCACCGGCAGCAGGGTACCGAGTACGACGTGGTGGTGGTGGACACGGTGGCGGCCGGGCGCCCCTTCGCCCCGAGCGAGCTCACGCCCATGCTCAACGTGGCGGCGAGCCGCGCGCGCGAGTACCTCTTCGTCCTGTCCTCGCGCGCCGAGTCCGAGGCGGCCATTCCCGCGCAGCTCCTGGAGCTGCTCACCCCGGTGGCGCCGCGCCTGGAGCCGCGCTTCGCGCTGCAGCCCCTGCTGGTGATGCCGGGCGTGCGTGCGCGCGAGGCGCGGAGGCCCGAGGCGCTGGGCCAGGAGATCGACTCGCTCAAGGAGATGGGGCCCCTGTTCACCCAGGAGCAGGTGTCGCTCTTCGAGCGGCGCTTCGACGAGGGGCACCACCTGGTGCGGGGCGTGGCGGGCAGCGGCAAGACGTACGTGCTGGCGCACTGGGTGGCGCGCTACCTCGCCGAGCACCCCGAGGCGCGCGTGCTGGTGTCCTTCTTCAACAAGGCGCTCACCCCGCTGCTCACGCGGCTGGTGGACGCGGCGCTGCGGCGGCGGCTCGGGCGGCGCGCCTCGTTCATGCTCCACCGCGTGACGCTCATGCACATGACGGGCACGGGCGGCTATGCCCCGGAGAGCTTCGACGCCGTGTTCGTGGACGAGGCGCAGGACCTGAGCGCCAGGGAACTCGCCCACCTCTACGGGCTCGCCCGTCCCTTCTCCCGCGAGGGCGGGCCTCCGCTCAAGGCCTTCCTGCTCTTCGCGGACGACTCGCAGAACGTCTACGGCCACAGCCCCGTGGAGGCCCTGCGCCAGGAGTTGCCGGACGGGCTCGACTTCACCGGTCGGGTGCGCGTGCTGCGCGAGACGTTCCGCTCCACGCGCCAGGTGTCCGAGCTGGCCTTCAACGTGGTGTTGGATCCGCTCGGGCTGCACCGGGTGGGCAACCCCGGCATGCGCGAGTTCATGCGCGCCAGCGAGCTGCGCGAGCAGGGCCTGCTGGAGGAGCCGGTGGCGGGGGTGGACGGCCTGTACCGGCTGCAGAGCAGCGAGCGCGAGGGGCTGGTGCCGGTGGTGCGTGCCTTCGACTCGCCCCAGGCGGAGGAGGCGTGGCTGGTGCGCGAGGTGAAGCGGCTGCAGGCCCACGAGGGCGTGCGGCCCGCGGACGTGCTGGTGGTGGCGCCGGTGCGGCCCGCGCGGCTGGCCGAGGCGCTCGAGCGCGAGGGCCTCAAGGCGGTGGCCTTCGGAGGCCGGGGCGGCGAGGACGTGGCGGGCTTCAGCGTGGGGAAGGTGGACTACCTCCGGGTGACGACGGCCTTCTCCTGCAAGGGGCACGAGAGCCCCGTGGTGTTCTTCTGTGGCGTGGACGCGCTGGACGACATGGCGTGGATGGAGGGGCGGCCGGGACGTCAGGAGCGGGAGCTGGAGCGCACGCGCCGTGCCCTCTTCTACGTGGGGGCCACCCGTGCCATGGTCCGCCAGTACGTGACGGGCCTTGGCGGCGCGCGCTTCACCCGCGTGGCCCTGGCGTATGCGCGGGCCCTTTCCCGTGAGTCCCGTCTTCCGACTCCAGAGGTTGTGCCCACCTCTTCACGGCGGGGCCCACGTGGCCATTGA
- a CDS encoding metallophosphoesterase family protein produces MKLYALSDLHLRHEHNRRALESLAPHPEDWLIVAGDVGERLEELDFAWRTLTARFRQVVWVPGNHELWTVSREPSAPRGEARYQQLVALCRAHGVLTPEDPYPRWPGEGPPRILAPLFLLYDYSFRPDYVSEEGAVQWAMDSNVLCTDEALLHPDPYPSRAAWCAARVEHTRARLEALPGDCATVLINHFPLRYEHVRLPRIPRFSLWCGTKKTEDWHTRFRAEVVVTGHLHMPATLWRDGVRFEEVSLGYPQQWTWRGDISRCLREILPGTPP; encoded by the coding sequence ATGAAGCTCTACGCCCTCAGTGATCTCCATCTCCGCCACGAGCACAACCGCCGGGCGCTCGAGTCGCTCGCCCCCCATCCCGAGGACTGGCTCATCGTCGCGGGCGACGTGGGAGAGCGGTTGGAGGAGCTCGACTTCGCCTGGCGCACGCTGACGGCGCGCTTCCGCCAGGTGGTGTGGGTGCCCGGCAACCACGAGCTGTGGACGGTGTCGCGCGAGCCTTCCGCCCCCCGAGGCGAGGCGCGCTACCAGCAACTGGTGGCGCTGTGCCGCGCCCACGGCGTGCTCACCCCGGAGGATCCCTACCCGCGCTGGCCGGGAGAGGGGCCGCCCCGCATCCTGGCGCCGCTCTTCCTGCTCTACGACTACTCGTTCCGGCCGGACTATGTCTCCGAGGAAGGCGCCGTGCAGTGGGCCATGGACTCCAACGTGCTGTGCACCGACGAGGCCCTGCTCCACCCGGACCCCTACCCCTCACGCGCCGCCTGGTGCGCCGCGCGCGTGGAGCACACCCGCGCCCGCCTGGAGGCGCTGCCGGGCGACTGCGCCACGGTGCTCATCAACCACTTCCCGCTGCGCTACGAGCACGTGCGCCTGCCGCGCATCCCCCGCTTCTCCCTGTGGTGCGGCACGAAGAAGACGGAGGACTGGCACACGCGCTTTCGCGCCGAGGTGGTCGTCACCGGCCACCTGCACATGCCCGCCACCCTGTGGCGCGATGGCGTGCGCTTCGAGGAGGTATCGCTCGGCTATCCGCAGCAGTGGACGTGGCGCGGCGACATCTCGCGCTGCCTCCGGGAGATCCTCCCCGGCACTCCGCCCTGA
- a CDS encoding YfhO family protein, translating to MAFLPPRALARFSAPGVLLLASLALFGEGLLPGRAFFFRDVLHYYWPMQATHWRLGVVPQWNPFHQGGLPFLADIHSGVLYPPNLLFAVLSFPTAYALLLVLHHFVGQLGLYTFLRGKGFERPAALTGALAFGLSGYVAGLCNAGPLLLGLAWMPWVLVALQSGLVPLRKLAVLAVLIALQLLSGDPQSALYSALASAAHVAWFTERRPQLVALSGAGALGLLLAGVQVFPTLWLLTESTRGTDAPTYLASWNLPPPRLLEFAFPYPFGEYLGQPQFWAWGMIRGPSTVPFALSVYLGITVLVLAVLGTRRERFSGFALTLCAVGVLLALGQKSPLSFLLASPPLSFFRYPEKYVVLVALGCAGLAASGARAVLAGVSRRRLAGLGVGALLLVAMLGFTWALPSTAVTWATGLLGLATGDGSHHEVIAGLAARAMGTSLCFMLGMLALAALASRHPTHRALPATLLLLVAGDLLWTARVTVFVGPTSLYREPELIGRLREEVGSPPTRLFRQDKPLKANAPPSRSLEGLINLRHYELATLKSNLAGVFGLEEVTSYGAVELWRYRAFMDVLAARPELVGRLYGACLWMTSSAPQSNPGEGLVSVLQGPDRLDVKRLSGCPPRLRTASRTTAVPDQSEALRALSTGSVDGLENVAVEGGTSRTYAPAQVDAVELGPRNARARVVAGAGGTFLVFATTSYPGWTATVDGDEAPVLTVDGALMGIEVPEGTHQVDFEFTDPGLSSGIQASVAAALVLAALLVLSRRTSEAAG from the coding sequence ATGGCCTTCCTTCCGCCCCGGGCCCTGGCCCGCTTCTCCGCTCCCGGCGTGTTGCTGCTCGCGTCCCTGGCCCTCTTCGGCGAGGGGTTGCTGCCAGGCCGGGCGTTCTTCTTCCGCGACGTGCTGCACTACTACTGGCCCATGCAGGCCACGCACTGGCGGCTCGGGGTGGTGCCTCAGTGGAACCCCTTCCACCAGGGCGGATTGCCCTTCCTCGCGGACATCCACTCGGGCGTGCTCTACCCGCCCAACCTCCTCTTCGCCGTCCTCTCCTTCCCCACCGCCTACGCGCTGCTGCTCGTGCTCCACCACTTCGTGGGTCAGCTCGGGCTGTACACCTTCCTCCGGGGCAAGGGCTTCGAGCGCCCCGCCGCCCTCACCGGCGCGCTCGCCTTCGGCCTGTCCGGCTACGTCGCCGGCCTGTGCAACGCCGGCCCGCTGCTGCTCGGACTGGCCTGGATGCCCTGGGTGCTCGTCGCGCTCCAGTCCGGACTCGTGCCCCTGCGCAAGCTCGCGGTGCTCGCGGTGCTCATCGCCCTCCAGCTCCTCTCGGGAGATCCCCAGTCCGCGCTCTACTCGGCCCTCGCGTCCGCGGCGCACGTCGCCTGGTTCACCGAGCGCCGGCCTCAACTGGTGGCGCTCTCGGGAGCCGGCGCGCTCGGCCTGCTGCTCGCCGGAGTCCAGGTGTTCCCCACGCTCTGGCTGCTGACGGAGTCGACGCGGGGCACCGACGCCCCCACCTACCTGGCGAGCTGGAACCTGCCTCCGCCGCGACTGCTCGAGTTCGCCTTCCCCTACCCTTTCGGGGAGTACCTGGGGCAGCCCCAGTTCTGGGCCTGGGGAATGATCCGCGGGCCCAGCACCGTGCCCTTCGCGCTGAGCGTCTACCTGGGCATCACCGTGCTCGTGCTCGCCGTGCTGGGCACGCGGCGCGAGCGCTTCTCCGGCTTCGCGCTCACCCTGTGCGCGGTGGGCGTGCTGCTCGCCCTGGGCCAGAAGTCCCCGCTGTCCTTCCTGCTCGCCTCGCCCCCACTGAGCTTCTTCCGCTACCCGGAGAAGTACGTCGTCCTGGTGGCGCTCGGGTGCGCGGGGCTCGCCGCGTCCGGGGCGCGGGCCGTGCTCGCCGGAGTCTCGCGGCGCCGGCTGGCCGGACTCGGCGTGGGGGCCCTGCTGCTCGTGGCCATGCTCGGGTTCACCTGGGCCCTGCCCTCCACCGCCGTGACCTGGGCCACCGGCCTGCTGGGGCTGGCCACCGGGGACGGCTCGCACCATGAGGTCATCGCCGGGCTCGCGGCCCGCGCCATGGGCACCTCGCTGTGCTTCATGCTCGGCATGCTCGCGCTCGCGGCGCTGGCGTCGCGCCACCCCACCCACCGCGCGCTGCCCGCGACCCTGCTCCTGCTGGTGGCGGGGGATCTGCTCTGGACGGCGCGGGTGACGGTGTTCGTGGGCCCCACCTCGCTCTACCGCGAGCCGGAGCTCATCGGACGGCTGCGCGAGGAAGTGGGCTCGCCGCCCACACGGCTGTTCCGCCAGGACAAGCCGCTCAAGGCCAACGCCCCGCCGAGCCGCTCGCTCGAGGGACTCATCAACCTGCGCCACTACGAGCTGGCGACGCTCAAGAGCAACCTGGCCGGTGTCTTCGGCCTGGAGGAGGTGACGAGCTACGGCGCGGTGGAGCTGTGGCGCTACCGGGCCTTCATGGACGTGCTCGCCGCCCGCCCCGAGCTGGTGGGGCGGCTGTATGGGGCGTGCTTGTGGATGACCTCGTCCGCGCCCCAGTCCAATCCCGGCGAGGGTCTGGTGAGCGTCCTCCAGGGGCCGGACCGGCTCGACGTGAAGCGGCTGAGCGGGTGTCCTCCCCGCCTGCGTACGGCCTCGCGCACCACCGCCGTGCCGGACCAGAGCGAGGCCCTCAGGGCGCTGAGCACGGGAAGCGTCGACGGGCTCGAGAACGTCGCCGTGGAGGGAGGGACGTCGAGGACCTACGCGCCCGCCCAGGTGGACGCGGTGGAGCTCGGCCCCCGGAACGCGCGGGCACGGGTGGTGGCGGGCGCGGGAGGCACCTTCCTCGTCTTCGCGACCACGAGCTATCCGGGGTGGACCGCCACGGTGGATGGGGACGAGGCGCCCGTGCTGACCGTCGATGGCGCGCTCATGGGCATCGAGGTGCCCGAGGGGACCCACCAGGTCGACTTCGAGTTCACCGACCCCGGCCTGTCCTCGGGAATCCAGGCGAGTGTCGCGGCGGCCCTGGTGCTCGCGGCCCTCCTGGTCCTCTCCCGGCGCACGAGCGAGGCGGCGGGATAG
- a CDS encoding DUF4215 domain-containing protein yields MMNTPIRSRFVGLALASLVLSLTACPGVVVDPSDPDAGTPPTNCDGGSSCPIDPGPGGRCGDGRKTGNEVCDDGNTASNDGCASNCGAVEPGYACENPGTACVWVGLCGDGKVEELEVCDDGNSSAGDGCSADCRTVEAGWNCPLSGGRCQAAKCGDLIIAGDEECEDGNTTEKDGCNKVCRLEDGYKCDTIGKPCTPTVCGDKIREGTEQCDDGNNDMGDGCSPLCVREPDCDREGVCKAVCGDGVILPGSGEACDDGNTRSNDGCSAECKLEPGFICTVIKSTPPNKVEIPFVFRDFRGWNHAANASLGLPKGHEDFENVNGDDKGIVGPLYSLLGSDGKPVYARSGPVGTTHGKEAFDQWYRDQPKEKNINKTVVKVLSLPRQSGGTYELDDGDFFELDGLGWVALGSNYERTTNNHNFSFTSEARYWFEYKETEVLSFRGDDDVFVYINGRLALDLGGVHGPQSGSITLKDVAGVNQLNLKKGRIYEAVVFQAERHTTGSNYKLTLSNFETTSTNCEATCGNGVVDKGEECDDKIFAGGYNQCARGCVWGPRCGDKIVQKDQGESCDDGNKTSGDGCSATCKIELN; encoded by the coding sequence ATGATGAATACTCCAATTCGATCGCGATTCGTGGGCCTCGCCCTCGCCTCGCTCGTGTTGTCTCTCACGGCTTGTCCCGGTGTTGTCGTGGATCCCTCGGATCCGGATGCTGGCACGCCGCCCACGAACTGTGACGGTGGCTCTTCTTGCCCCATCGACCCGGGCCCCGGTGGCCGGTGTGGAGATGGGCGGAAGACGGGCAACGAGGTTTGCGATGATGGCAATACGGCGAGCAACGACGGTTGTGCCTCCAACTGCGGAGCTGTCGAGCCGGGCTATGCATGCGAAAACCCGGGTACTGCCTGTGTTTGGGTGGGGCTCTGTGGCGATGGCAAGGTCGAGGAACTCGAGGTGTGTGATGATGGGAACAGCTCGGCAGGCGATGGCTGTAGCGCCGATTGCAGGACGGTGGAGGCGGGCTGGAACTGCCCGCTGAGTGGCGGGCGCTGCCAGGCCGCCAAATGCGGTGATCTCATCATCGCCGGTGACGAGGAGTGCGAGGACGGAAACACCACCGAAAAAGATGGGTGCAACAAGGTCTGCCGCCTGGAGGACGGGTACAAGTGTGACACCATCGGCAAGCCCTGCACGCCGACCGTCTGTGGCGACAAGATTCGCGAGGGCACCGAGCAGTGTGATGATGGCAACAACGACATGGGTGATGGGTGCTCGCCGCTGTGCGTGCGTGAGCCCGACTGCGATCGTGAGGGCGTCTGCAAGGCGGTATGTGGTGATGGTGTGATCCTCCCTGGTTCGGGCGAGGCGTGCGACGACGGCAACACCCGCTCCAACGATGGTTGCTCGGCGGAGTGCAAGCTCGAGCCGGGCTTCATCTGCACTGTCATCAAGAGCACCCCGCCAAACAAGGTGGAGATTCCCTTCGTCTTCCGTGACTTCCGTGGCTGGAATCATGCGGCCAATGCCTCGCTCGGGCTGCCGAAGGGCCATGAGGACTTCGAGAATGTAAATGGCGACGACAAGGGAATCGTGGGGCCCCTGTACAGCTTGCTGGGAAGCGATGGCAAACCCGTGTACGCGAGGTCAGGGCCCGTTGGTACCACCCATGGCAAGGAGGCGTTCGATCAGTGGTATCGGGACCAGCCCAAGGAAAAAAATATCAACAAGACGGTGGTCAAGGTCCTCTCCCTGCCCAGGCAGTCGGGTGGCACCTACGAACTCGACGACGGCGATTTCTTCGAACTCGATGGCCTGGGTTGGGTGGCGCTCGGTTCTAACTACGAGCGCACGACCAACAACCACAACTTCAGCTTCACGAGCGAGGCGCGCTACTGGTTCGAGTACAAGGAGACCGAGGTGCTCTCCTTCCGTGGTGACGACGATGTGTTCGTGTACATCAATGGTCGTCTGGCGCTCGACCTGGGCGGTGTGCATGGCCCGCAGTCTGGCTCCATCACCCTGAAGGACGTCGCGGGCGTGAACCAGCTCAACCTGAAGAAGGGCCGCATCTATGAGGCGGTGGTGTTCCAGGCCGAGCGCCACACCACGGGCTCCAATTACAAGCTCACGCTCTCCAACTTCGAGACGACGAGCACCAATTGCGAGGCCACCTGTGGCAACGGCGTCGTCGACAAGGGCGAGGAGTGCGATGACAAGATCTTCGCCGGTGGCTACAACCAGTGCGCCCGTGGGTGCGTCTGGGGTCCCCGCTGCGGCGACAAGATCGTCCAGAAGGACCAGGGCGAGTCGTGCGACGATGGCAACAAGACGAGCGGCGACGGCTGCAGCGCCACCTGCAAGATCGAGCTCAACTAG